The Glycine soja cultivar W05 chromosome 15, ASM419377v2, whole genome shotgun sequence region AGTTATCAGAAACAGCAATCCCTACATTACTTGAAACAAAACTAAACTAtatttctttagttttattttaaataaatccaATATTTGAGTTATCACTTGTTCTCTGTTTGCCTATATGTACAACTGCAGTGCTACATTGGAGACAGGGCACAAAATTTTAAACCTCCTTGGTCTTGCAGTGAAACATATCTGAACAATCCTCCACACACACTGctctatttgtttttctttttccaatgtTGACTACTGCATTCAGCgacaatttaataatataaatagcaacatggaTCAACATTTGAAGGAGCTTATGAAGAACTTGTTTGAACTTATAAAAATAGCTTATAACTTCCATAAGagttttttaacttatttcaaGTAAGCTTCTTAGTGTAgcttatcaaaaaaaaaaatttaatttattcccATAAGGTTTGAGATCAAATTTATGGCATAAATCCTTGTCTGATAAGAGCTTAATTGAACTGTATATTCAATTGCACCCTTATAGCATAacattaaattgaattaaatgaattaaaaaagaaagaactaaccacaaactaataaaatttgCTTTCCCAAAACACTACCTGAGAGATATATTCCTTAACCCTGTCGTTCATGGGTCCATCTAAAGCTCTCTCGGCAAGCTCATAATATACGGTATTGCCTTCAGGACCATTAACTTTGTCTTTCTGTAAATAcctataaagaaaaagatgaatgaAGAATCACTTCATTGCTTGTCACTAGCATTCGGAGGTGCCACAAAATGCAaagaattttgtaattttaaatccATCACATTAAAAAAGTCTTACCTTTGCTGAACAAGAAGTTCCAATGCTTGCTTAACATTTCCAAGGACTGGATGACTTGCCTCAGTTTCACCCAAACCCATCCTCCTCATTTGGCTCCATAGATTTTCTACAATAGTCTCACCAGGATTTCCATTGTGTTAAAAAGACAGTATCAGAATTGCACTTGAAACTTTCAGTGAAGTTTTAAGCCAATAACAAGCAAAATGTAAAATGCAGAAGCTTTTTATTTATGACATTTGTCAAGAAACCTTAAAGAAGTAGCATTGACTTCCATAAGTTTACTAGGTACATATGCATATATGtagatatataattttagcATCATGACACTAAATTAGCAATCATACCTTCTGGAATTTTGCCACCAGCAAGATATACAATACTAATTATCACAAAAGTGAATCCGGATAGATGCGCAGTATTAACATCCacaacatatttttcatatacatTAGGAGGAAGTTGACTTATGAGAATATATGATTTCGAATCCGCAACACCTGAAAACAACAACTAAAATATTGTTGGAAAATCCTGGGAATACAAACAGATTTGAACAAGAAAAGAGTAATTCAGTCTAAATTTACTTGTTTCCTCTTAATGTATATGCACAACATTTTTATAGATAGaaaaaaacaatgttaaatgaacCCTGAGGATTTTGTAGTCTCTATGGGTTCCTAGGTAAAAGTATTACAAGGGCAGAGttcttcaaagttcaaatgATACTAAACATACAGCCAACTCAACCACAAAGGCAGATCAATCATCAATTATTAACTCATTGAATATACTAGAGTGCAGGATGATTATAAAGGTAGGAAACAGGGTTTTAAAAAACAGTCTGCGACAGTGATTGTGGCCACAACATCAAGTTTTTTGGGGTGTCTACAACAGTAATGCCACTGCAtgttgggttacaagtgtgaggtgaagtctcaCATCGGACAAAAGTGAAAAAGTTGAGTACATAAGTGAGaagaagacccataaacctgagtTGCTGGTCCCCTTGGTTGAACAGCTATATAGAGTGCCCTATCTCTAACATCAAAGTTGTGCCTTCGTATGGGCTCTACAAGCCTGTATGGGACTTCCGAGTCGAGAATCTCGAGCCGCATCCTGTTTGCAGCCCTGTTGGTGGTCATGAGGTTGCCAGATGAAGGGATGACACAGTCCCTCCTAAGCCCTATGAGGTACTCTAGGTTATTGCATGGATCAatcaaggaaaaggaaaaggaaagccCCAACCCGTTTCGTCAGGAGGGGCTAATGCAGCGACGCATGTTGCGGCAGGGGGAAGCATCATGAGGTCTTGGCACTGGTGGCTCATCTCCATGAATGATGAGACAAGCACATTGTAGTATGTGAACCAGCTCTGGCTGTTGTGAACATCCTCAAGGATTTTGTCAAAGCAGAGCCCTAGTCTAGTCTTCTATCATGGAATACAAGCATGACCACCAACCTAATGAGAGAGCTACTTGTAGCCATCTGGTCCTCTCCATGCCCCGACATTGTCTGCTCTGGTCAACTGCATGCCTGATAACTACCGTCTGAGCATGCTTGGCAAGGCAAATGGGAGCACAAGCATATTAGATAGACTCCCCAGGGGGGTCAAAATCACACtaagccttaaggttttgggttaaagtgtGGTGTTAAGTTTCTTTATGTGGTGACTCGTGGTCCACCGGTGTAAATCTATCCGATGTTTACTTCCCTCTAATCTCCCCAACAACGCAATGGTGGTCACAGTTGTCTGCAATATCAAGAAAGGCGACAAAACCccaaccacaatttaaaaccttggttgTCAAACAATTCATAGAATAGAAGCAGATCCATATTTGCTTACAATTCAAGAAGGCAGTCACTGGTCCTGAATTCAAACaatggataaaaaatacaacaacaGTCCGAGTTCATAACACTACATGACTCTAACGCCCCAGCAACAGCTcattaaaatattcataatcAAAAAACAACCGAATAAGCAATCCAACCAATATGACTGTTTCACCATTTTCTGCATAAAACCATCCATAACCCATGCTCAAACTCTTGTTAAAAGTTCACAAAACTGAAGtctaaaacaaaacaattcTAGAACTCATTACCATGACATGTCAACTATAGTtcctgtttggataaatttttcaataaacaCTTAGAATAAGAAAACaagaaggtaaaatgaattaagcttcacatataaactaaaataaactttGTCACTTCAACTTAAATAGAAGCTCTCCATTAAAAATTCTGCAAAAACTGATTTTCACTcatgcataagctaattttaattCACGAGACacttatttcattttaacttcttattttcttctcatacAAACACTTATTGAAAAAGTTATATCCAATCCAATCAGAGTCATTATATGGGCTAAGAAGGCAAaagtaaagagagagagagagagagagagagagagagagagagagagagagagaagcaaAATGCTCACTTTGTTGGGAGGACCGTGTCTGGGCTTTGGAAGAAGGGTGGGCCCTTTGAAGCTCCCTCATTTCATAGCCAAATACAAAGGAAAGCTTCTCCTTAGCCTCATTGATCACAAAGGTAGGAAGGTTACGCTGATGATAGTTCTTCGTAACAAGTTGAGTGAGTTCCTCTCTCTTAATGGGGCACCCTGAATTTTGATGGGTTTTGAAAAGCATGTACCTAATCAATTCCCCAACAAGCTTATCCTTTTcctgaaaaataaatatcaaagtcaaatataaaatatgccCTACTCCCCAAAAAGTGTGCATTTTTAAGTGTCTGTGATGATGCAAATAAAGGAACAACAAGCAAAGTACCTCCTTTGAAATCCCGAATTGGGAGAAATCTTCTGCAGCATTTGCCATCCTGCAAGCAATTGTAGCAGAGAATGATGATGGATTGGTTTTAAATTGGGAAAGTGCgtggtgaaaaaggaatgaaaaaCGAAAAGAGAGTGAGAAAATCCAAACCTAAGAAGGGTGAAGGGATCGTAATCAAGTGGAAAGTCGAATTAGGGATTTCAGCAGCACCTCactaaaaaactaataatctaGCTTACACTGGCGGGAGAGGAGCCATGTTTTCTTTGGGGGGAAGAATGAGAGGAGCGATGTTGACAACTTTATTTTTTGTGCTGTGAATGGAAAAAAGGGGTTCAGAACCATTTATATATGTACaaacacaaatataaatataattattttactagcataaaatatgtttttaattgaaACATACATGGATAAATTTGtcattagtttttaaatttttaataattttaaatttcataattttttttaaaatgacattttttatataaaaaaatgtaattagcaTTTTACCCTACACaaggtaaatattaatttttacttaattaaaattcataataaataaaattaaatattatttttgttcctttattttttttaatttaactataaatgataaaaaagataaagaacacaaaataaca contains the following coding sequences:
- the LOC114386954 gene encoding melanoma-associated antigen F1-like, whose amino-acid sequence is MANAAEDFSQFGISKEEKDKLVGELIRYMLFKTHQNSGCPIKREELTQLVTKNYHQRNLPTFVINEAKEKLSFVFGYEMRELQRAHPSSKAQTRSSQQSVADSKSYILISQLPPNVYEKYVVDVNTAHLSGFTFVIISIVYLAGGKIPEENLWSQMRRMGLGETEASHPVLGNVKQALELLVQQRYLQKDKVNGPEGNTVYYELAERALDGPMNDRVKEYISQIVQDNTSVGAA